The following are encoded in a window of Anopheles stephensi strain Indian chromosome X, UCI_ANSTEP_V1.0, whole genome shotgun sequence genomic DNA:
- the LOC118512064 gene encoding cytochrome P450 4c3-like, with protein sequence MSYSDLVLTSTIGSGSNNWTRQQIMESAPKTTVLLLLSFIFIICCLAAYLERYRRLVRHINSIPGPATLPIIGNALLINADREELFNRIIASRKLYGRRQGITRIWNGMTPYVLISQAQTVEKILSSNKNIEKGRDYEFLQPWLGTGLLTSSASKWQHRRKILTPTFHFRILSDFVEVFNKQSEVLVEKLTQEIDNKAGFDCVRYITLCSLDIICETAMGCPVYAQRQSDSEYVRAHEKIGQIMLSRLQKLWLHPDIIFRCTKQYQEQQQCLDILHKFSYRMIKERRAIIQASHIKSDVQGDATKSTEATQSHQLFSTGRKQLAFLDLLIEASDGGRVLSDTDIREEVDTFILGGHDTTATSISWTLFLLGTEPSIQEKAVKEIEHVMSGDNYRWPTMRELNEMRFLEACIKEALRLYPSIPIIGRRLTEDVQLAEHLLPAGTNAVIVVYQLHRDPAVFPNPDRFNPERFLPDAANVKKPRHPFAYIPFSAGPRNCIGQKFGALEAKAVLVSILRRYRIEAVDRRENLTLYGELVLRSKDGLKIRITKRK encoded by the exons ATGAGTTACAGTGATTTAGTGCTTACATCCACTATTGGATCAGGATCCAATAATTGGACTAGACAGCAGATTATGGAAAGTGCGCCCAAAACCACTGTATTGTTGCTCCTAAGCTTCATCTTCATTATATGCTGTTTGGCGGCATACTTGGAGCGCTATCGACGTTTGGTTCGCCATATCAACTCTATACCCGGACCGGCCACACTACCAATCATTGGCAATGCACTGCTTATCAACGCTGACCGGGAAG AACTTTTCAATCGTATCATCGCTTCCCGGAAGCTGTACGGACGTCGGCAGGGTATCACACGTATCTGGAATGGAATGACTCCCTACGTTCTCATATCGCAGGCACAAACAGTCGAG AAGATCCTCAGCAGTaacaaaaacattgaaaagGGCCGTGACTACGAATTCCTGCAACCATGGCTCGGTACCGGTTTGCTGACGAGTTCTGCCAGTAAGTGGCAACACCGACGCAAGATCCTTACGCCTACGTTTCACTTTCGCATACTGTCGGACTTTGTGGAAGTTTTCAACAAGCAGTCCGAAGTGCTGGTGGAAAAGCTTACTCAAGAAATAGATAACAAAGCAGGATTCGATTGTGTGCGCTACATAACACTATGTTCGCTGGATATTATTTGTG AAACTGCCATGGGATGTCCGGTGTACGCACAGCGACAGTCCGATTCAGAGTACGTTAGGGCGCATGAGAA AATCGGGCAGATAATGCTTAGTCGGCTCCAAAAGCTTTGGTTACATCCGGACATCATATTCCGCTGCACTAAGCAGTACcaagaacaacaacagtgtCTAGACATCTTACATAAGTTCTCCTACCGCATGATCAAGGAACGGCGTGCAATTATTCAAGCCAGCCACATAAAATCTGACGTGCAGGGAGACGCTACAAAGAGCACCGAAGCTACACAGTCGCACCAACTCTTCAGTACTGGCCGTAAGCAGCTCGCATTTCTCGACCTGCTTATAGAGGCGTCCGATGGAGGCAGAGTCCTTTCCGATACGGATATACGCGAGGAGGTGGATACATTTATTCTTGGTGGGCACGACACGACCGCTACCTCTATCTCGTGGACTTTATTCCTTCTTGGGACTGAACCGTCCATCCAGGAGAAGGCGGTGAAAGAGATTGAACATGTAATGAGTGGCGATAATTATCGATGGCCAACAATGCGCGAGCTGAACGAAATGAGATTTCTCGAGGCGTGCATTAAGGAAGCGCTCCGACTGTATCCGAGTATTCCGATCATTGGCCGACGGTTAACAGAAGATGTTCAGCTTGCCGAACATCTACTACCGGCAGGCACAAACGCAGTCATAGTTGTGTATCAACTGCACCGTGACCCGGCCGTTTTTCCTAATCCCGATCGATTCAATCCGGAACGTTTCCTGCCGGATGCAGCAAATGTGAAAAAACCGCGTCATCCATTCGCTTACATTCCGTTCAGTGCAGGACCAAGGAATTGCATAGGGCAAAAGTTTGGCGCACTGGAGGCAAAGGCCGTGCTGGTGTCAATACTCCGGCGGTATCGCATCGAGGCTGTCGATCGCCGAGAGAATCTCACCCTTTACGGAGAGCTAGTGCTTCGTTCCAAAGATGGACTTAAAATACGAATTACAaagcgaaaataa